The following proteins are encoded in a genomic region of Stutzerimonas stutzeri:
- a CDS encoding lipoyl domain-containing protein → MSTPIVIADDLWEGDAEAVITSWLVSDGAEVAAGDLVAEVMSEKAQFEIEAPTAGVLKILEEEDAVIAKGAVIGQVQ, encoded by the coding sequence ATGAGTACCCCCATCGTAATTGCAGACGACCTCTGGGAAGGCGACGCCGAAGCGGTGATCACCTCCTGGCTGGTCAGTGACGGTGCCGAAGTGGCCGCCGGTGACCTGGTCGCCGAGGTCATGTCGGAAAAGGCCCAGTTCGAGATCGAGGCACCAACCGCCGGTGTCCTGAAGATCCTCGAAGAAGAAGACGCGGTGATCGCCAAGGGCGCGGTCATCGGCCAGGTGCAATAG
- a CDS encoding 2-oxo acid dehydrogenase subunit E2, producing the protein MTQLENLPERAPERVPLKGMRKMIAAKMHESLQTTAQLTHHSECRLDALKTRRAELKAAGSAVSVQDLLLLKVIETLKAHPGLNATLEDEVIHQHTAVHLGLAIPLPGDLLVAPALFDADRLDGEDLSRARKALVDKAQAGKLSVKELTGATFTVSNLGLSRVHHFTPILNPPQVAILGVGGIQRRLELGPSGELAEVEWMGLSLTFDHRAVNGSPAAEFLDDLCRRIEEHAA; encoded by the coding sequence ATGACTCAACTGGAGAATCTGCCCGAGCGCGCGCCCGAACGGGTACCGCTCAAAGGCATGCGCAAGATGATCGCGGCGAAGATGCACGAAAGCCTGCAGACCACCGCGCAGCTCACTCACCACAGCGAATGCCGACTGGATGCGCTGAAGACCCGTCGCGCCGAGCTGAAGGCCGCGGGCAGTGCGGTGTCCGTGCAGGACCTGTTGCTGCTCAAGGTGATCGAGACGCTCAAGGCCCATCCCGGCCTCAATGCCACGCTGGAGGACGAGGTGATCCACCAGCACACGGCCGTGCACCTGGGCCTCGCCATCCCGCTGCCGGGCGATCTGCTGGTGGCCCCGGCGCTGTTCGACGCCGACCGGCTGGATGGCGAAGACCTGTCCCGGGCGCGCAAAGCGCTGGTGGACAAGGCCCAGGCTGGCAAGCTGTCGGTCAAGGAGCTGACCGGCGCCACCTTCACCGTCTCCAACCTGGGGCTGTCGCGGGTGCACCACTTCACGCCGATCCTCAACCCACCGCAGGTGGCGATCCTCGGCGTTGGCGGCATTCAGCGGCGGCTGGAACTCGGGCCCAGCGGCGAGCTGGCGGAGGTCGAGTGGATGGGCCTGTCCTTGACCTTCGACCATCGCGCTGTCAACGGCTCACCCGCGGCGGAGTTTCTCGACGACCTGTGTCGGCGCATCGAGGAGCACGCGGCATGA
- a CDS encoding lipoate--protein ligase family protein, with protein MNGIARFSVGAGLNAERALLQRVCDGLFDCQLLLWRPTGQALVMPSSFERRPGFALASQRCAAQGWPILLRDTGGEPVPQSSAVLNIALACALPANDEPGNRIDIAYERLLEPLALWLAEHDLAAGVGAVPGAFCDGRFNLTLEGRKVAGTAQRWRRSRDGRPVVLAHAAVLIDDWRDAMVDVVNRFYHACANDQRCQAESHLALGERLADAWTAANALPERYRKVLGWQGLNIGAATGLCPSQNQIAGQRSPLL; from the coding sequence ATGAACGGCATCGCCCGGTTCAGTGTGGGCGCCGGCCTGAACGCCGAGCGGGCCTTGCTGCAGCGCGTCTGCGACGGGCTGTTCGACTGCCAGCTGCTGCTCTGGCGGCCGACCGGCCAAGCGCTGGTGATGCCCAGCAGTTTCGAACGCCGGCCCGGTTTCGCCTTGGCGAGCCAACGCTGCGCGGCGCAGGGTTGGCCGATCCTGCTGCGCGATACCGGCGGCGAGCCGGTGCCGCAGTCCTCGGCGGTGCTGAACATCGCCTTGGCCTGTGCCCTGCCGGCCAACGACGAGCCCGGTAACCGCATCGACATCGCCTATGAGCGGCTGCTCGAACCCCTCGCGCTGTGGCTGGCGGAACACGATCTTGCGGCGGGTGTGGGCGCGGTGCCAGGCGCCTTCTGCGACGGCCGCTTCAACCTCACCCTGGAGGGCCGCAAGGTCGCCGGAACCGCACAGCGCTGGCGGCGCAGCCGCGATGGACGCCCCGTGGTATTGGCTCACGCCGCGGTGCTGATCGACGACTGGCGCGACGCCATGGTCGACGTGGTGAACCGCTTCTACCACGCCTGCGCCAACGACCAGCGCTGCCAGGCCGAAAGCCACCTGGCGCTCGGCGAGCGGCTGGCCGATGCCTGGACGGCTGCCAACGCCCTACCCGAACGCTATCGAAAAGTGCTGGGTTGGCAAGGCCTGAACATCGGCGCCGCAACCGGCCTCTGCCCATCGCAAAACCAGATCGCCGGGCAGCGCTCCCCCTTGCTCTGA
- a CDS encoding VOC family protein: MNHPTPTPPKGSLPGQRGIQHFGLTVPNLEQAVSFFCEVLGCEPFFELGTFAFDDDWMNEHLNVHPRAVIRNFQMLRCGNGTNLEVFEYSAPDQAGTPPKNSDIGGHHLAFYVDDMDAAVAFLRERGIRVLGEPSTFIEGPGKGLTWVYFLAPWGLQLELVSFPEGMEYESGVTRLLWDPRFPAR; this comes from the coding sequence ATGAACCACCCTACCCCCACCCCGCCCAAAGGCAGCCTGCCCGGCCAGCGCGGCATCCAGCATTTCGGCCTGACCGTGCCGAACCTCGAGCAAGCCGTGAGCTTCTTCTGCGAGGTGCTGGGCTGCGAGCCGTTCTTCGAGCTCGGCACCTTCGCCTTCGACGATGACTGGATGAACGAGCACCTCAACGTCCATCCGCGCGCGGTGATCAGGAACTTTCAGATGCTGCGCTGCGGCAACGGCACCAACCTGGAGGTCTTCGAGTATTCAGCGCCCGACCAGGCCGGCACGCCACCAAAGAACAGCGACATCGGCGGCCATCACCTGGCCTTCTATGTCGATGACATGGATGCCGCGGTGGCCTTCCTGCGTGAACGCGGCATCCGCGTGCTTGGCGAACCCTCGACCTTCATCGAAGGGCCGGGCAAGGGCCTGACCTGGGTCTACTTCCTCGCGCCGTGGGGGCTGCAATTGGAGTTGGTCAGCTTCCCCGAGGGCATGGAGTACGAATCCGGCGTGACCCGCTTGCTCTGGGACCCGCGCTTTCCCGCACGCTGA
- a CDS encoding PQQ-dependent dehydrogenase, methanol/ethanol family, which produces MNLKQSNLRVQMVMAASLFAITPLHASDRIITDKELSDESNTADWLAYGRTHSEQRFSPLEDINVDNVGGLKPEWYAPLPDRSDIVGTPLVVDGVMYYVGEMNKTRAFDARTGKMLWEYDPQVSKEILDNNMKKVFWKHNRGLSTYGDKLFIATWDGRLIAINRKDGKEVWQTRTFDHDQPLNITGHPKAFDGKVFVGNGGTELGPMRGYVTAYDAETGKQIWRFYIVPGNPADGFEDAAQEMAAKTWSGRWWENGGGGNAWHGWTYDAKYNQLIFGTGNGGPWNIKVRSPEGGDNLFLCSLVAVDADTGEYKWHVQTAPGDTWDYNSNMDIVLADLNIDGKDVDALLHAPKNGFFYTIDRSNGKVLSAEKFADANWSPKYDLKEQRHIVAEDARYPDGEKNIYPSAFGAHSWHAMSYNPELNLAFIPTNHLGNTFKDDGKNTKPGHKMASHKLYLGLTGWELTKDPHESRGSLQAWDPVKNKRVWQVNQKSPWGGGTLTTAGNLVFQGQPDGLFKAYDARTGDELWSYDVGLGISAPPITYKLDGKQMVSLLVGPGGALASNFGGNGELGFESHGWKYGVHERRIMTFSLDGKAVVPKQPAPQLAKPIIDEKFKVDAKKAEAGAGAFAENLCVGCHGAGAVAGMKAPDLRESPILLSGNEKAFEHVVRGGALLANGMPKFPDLTDAELESIRHFVRRQAHDGVKSGGGH; this is translated from the coding sequence ATGAACTTAAAACAGTCAAACCTAAGGGTTCAAATGGTCATGGCGGCCTCGCTTTTTGCGATTACGCCACTGCATGCATCAGACAGAATCATCACGGATAAGGAATTGTCTGATGAATCCAATACTGCTGATTGGCTGGCTTACGGACGAACACACTCCGAACAGCGATTCAGCCCTCTTGAAGATATAAATGTAGACAACGTCGGCGGGTTGAAGCCTGAATGGTATGCACCATTGCCGGATCGATCCGATATCGTCGGAACACCGTTGGTTGTCGATGGTGTCATGTATTACGTCGGTGAAATGAACAAGACGCGTGCGTTCGATGCACGCACGGGCAAGATGCTTTGGGAATACGATCCGCAAGTTTCCAAAGAAATTCTCGACAACAACATGAAGAAGGTCTTCTGGAAGCATAACCGCGGACTTTCGACCTATGGCGACAAACTATTCATCGCCACCTGGGATGGCCGCCTGATAGCGATCAACAGAAAAGACGGCAAGGAAGTCTGGCAGACCCGAACATTTGACCACGACCAGCCATTGAATATTACCGGCCATCCCAAGGCCTTCGACGGCAAAGTATTTGTTGGTAACGGCGGAACAGAGCTTGGCCCGATGCGCGGTTATGTGACCGCCTATGATGCCGAAACCGGCAAACAGATCTGGCGTTTCTATATCGTGCCTGGCAACCCTGCCGATGGGTTCGAGGACGCCGCTCAGGAAATGGCGGCCAAAACCTGGAGTGGCCGGTGGTGGGAAAACGGCGGCGGCGGTAATGCCTGGCATGGCTGGACGTACGATGCGAAATACAACCAGCTCATCTTTGGCACAGGTAACGGTGGCCCATGGAACATCAAGGTACGTAGCCCGGAGGGCGGCGATAACCTGTTCCTGTGCTCTCTCGTAGCAGTAGATGCGGATACAGGCGAGTACAAATGGCACGTCCAAACGGCCCCCGGTGACACCTGGGACTACAACTCGAACATGGACATCGTGCTGGCCGACCTGAATATCGATGGCAAGGATGTCGATGCGCTCTTGCACGCACCAAAAAACGGATTCTTCTATACGATCGACCGCTCGAACGGCAAGGTACTGTCGGCTGAAAAATTTGCTGATGCCAACTGGTCACCCAAGTACGACCTGAAAGAACAGCGCCATATTGTTGCGGAAGACGCCAGATATCCCGATGGCGAGAAGAATATCTACCCTTCGGCATTCGGCGCTCACTCGTGGCACGCGATGTCCTATAACCCCGAGTTGAATCTTGCGTTTATCCCCACCAACCATCTGGGCAATACCTTCAAGGACGATGGCAAGAACACGAAGCCCGGGCACAAGATGGCGAGCCACAAACTCTATCTGGGCCTGACCGGATGGGAGTTGACCAAAGATCCGCATGAATCGCGCGGCTCCTTGCAGGCCTGGGATCCGGTCAAGAACAAACGTGTATGGCAAGTCAACCAGAAGAGCCCATGGGGTGGCGGAACCCTGACCACCGCCGGCAACCTGGTTTTCCAAGGCCAGCCTGACGGCCTGTTCAAGGCCTACGATGCGCGTACCGGCGACGAGCTCTGGTCCTATGACGTAGGCCTTGGCATTTCCGCGCCACCGATTACCTACAAACTGGATGGCAAGCAGATGGTTTCCCTGCTGGTCGGCCCGGGTGGGGCCCTGGCCTCCAACTTCGGCGGCAACGGCGAGCTGGGTTTCGAAAGCCATGGCTGGAAATACGGTGTGCACGAGCGCCGCATCATGACCTTCTCACTCGACGGAAAAGCGGTCGTTCCCAAACAGCCTGCACCGCAGCTGGCCAAGCCAATCATCGACGAGAAGTTCAAGGTCGACGCCAAGAAAGCGGAAGCCGGTGCCGGTGCTTTTGCGGAAAACCTCTGTGTTGGCTGCCATGGCGCCGGAGCGGTCGCGGGGATGAAAGCGCCCGATCTGCGGGAGTCGCCAATCCTGCTCTCTGGCAACGAAAAAGCCTTTGAGCATGTGGTGCGCGGGGGCGCGCTGTTAGCCAACGGCATGCCCAAGTTCCCGGATTTGACGGATGCCGAGCTGGAAAGCATTCGTCACTTCGTTCGCCGGCAAGCGCACGACGGCGTGAAGTCGGGCGGAGGGCATTAG
- a CDS encoding carbohydrate porin, which translates to MTTSLSFGSGILAACLITSAHAAEYSPDQFLFGDWNGSRTRLHEAGVDLQITYVNELAWNTQGGNDRTGAYADQLMFDAVLDLDKLLGWAGAGFHFTVVNRNGENLNGEADLGVLLQPQEIYGYGSTTRLVQFYYQQALLDDRLLLKLGRLPMSGEIYPFACPFQNLGFCGTVPGYITPNWYTWPISQWGATARYQLDEEWSLQTALYQVNPRFTEREQGLNFGSPSGTTGYHAVAELGWTPTFSGQPGAYRLGLWRNTGDFEDVYHDAAGRPMALSGAPAAEHDKATGGYLMAEQQLWQSAALPARRLKLFANLIQSDPDVTYIERIWQVGGILSAPFASRPNDEIGLGLGRLEINDDARKHLHKQGEPVPDVEYPAELYYRVALTPAVSLTPNVQYFHRPGGFDSAQDVVVVGLKTVVSF; encoded by the coding sequence ATGACAACAAGCCTGAGCTTCGGCAGCGGCATTCTCGCCGCCTGCCTGATCACTTCTGCCCACGCGGCCGAGTATTCGCCCGACCAGTTTCTGTTCGGCGACTGGAACGGCAGCCGCACCCGCCTGCATGAGGCCGGCGTCGACCTGCAGATCACCTACGTCAACGAGCTGGCCTGGAATACCCAGGGCGGCAATGACCGCACCGGCGCCTACGCCGACCAACTGATGTTCGACGCCGTGCTGGACCTGGACAAACTGCTGGGCTGGGCCGGCGCCGGCTTTCATTTCACGGTAGTCAACCGCAACGGCGAGAACCTCAACGGCGAGGCGGACCTCGGCGTGCTGCTGCAGCCGCAGGAAATCTACGGCTATGGCAGCACCACCCGGCTGGTGCAGTTCTATTACCAACAGGCGCTTCTCGATGACCGCCTGCTGCTCAAGCTTGGTCGCCTGCCCATGAGCGGCGAGATCTATCCCTTCGCCTGTCCATTCCAGAACCTCGGCTTCTGCGGCACGGTGCCCGGCTACATCACGCCGAACTGGTACACCTGGCCAATCAGCCAATGGGGCGCCACCGCGCGTTACCAGCTGGACGAAGAGTGGTCGCTGCAGACTGCGCTTTATCAGGTCAACCCGCGTTTCACCGAGCGCGAGCAGGGTCTGAACTTCGGCAGCCCGTCGGGCACCACCGGCTACCACGCGGTGGCGGAACTGGGCTGGACGCCGACCTTCTCCGGCCAACCTGGAGCCTATCGCCTGGGCCTCTGGCGCAACACCGGCGACTTCGAGGATGTCTACCATGACGCGGCCGGTCGGCCGATGGCGCTATCCGGCGCGCCAGCCGCCGAACACGACAAGGCTACTGGCGGCTACCTGATGGCCGAACAACAGCTTTGGCAGAGCGCTGCGTTGCCGGCGCGACGGCTGAAGCTGTTCGCCAATCTGATCCAGTCCGACCCGGACGTGACCTACATCGAGCGGATCTGGCAAGTTGGTGGCATCCTCTCCGCGCCATTCGCCTCGCGCCCCAATGACGAGATCGGGCTGGGTCTCGGCCGCCTGGAAATCAATGACGATGCCCGCAAGCACCTGCACAAACAAGGCGAGCCCGTGCCGGATGTGGAATACCCCGCTGAGCTCTACTACCGCGTCGCCCTGACGCCGGCCGTCTCGCTGACGCCGAACGTCCAGTACTTCCACCGCCCCGGCGGCTTCGACAGTGCGCAAGATGTGGTGGTTGTGGGGCTGAAGACGGTGGTCAGCTTCTGA
- a CDS encoding DUF4256 domain-containing protein, with product MNKTEREALLHLLKDRFEQHAHRHEGLEWSDVLARLERNASALNALHAMERSGGEPDVIAHDPETGQFTFCDCSRESPSGRRSLCYDDQALNDRKENKPLASAVAMAHEMGIELLTEQQYRTLQTLGEFDSKTSSWVSTPSDVRALGGALFCDRRYGKVFTYHNGAQSYYAARGFRGSLRV from the coding sequence ATGAATAAAACCGAACGAGAAGCCTTGCTCCACCTGTTGAAAGATCGCTTCGAGCAGCATGCTCATCGGCATGAAGGCCTTGAATGGAGCGATGTGCTGGCGAGGCTGGAACGCAACGCCAGCGCACTAAACGCCCTGCACGCGATGGAGCGCAGCGGAGGAGAACCCGACGTGATAGCGCACGATCCAGAGACGGGACAATTCACCTTCTGCGATTGCTCCAGGGAGAGCCCATCAGGCCGCCGAAGCCTGTGTTACGACGATCAGGCGCTGAACGACCGAAAGGAGAACAAGCCACTGGCCAGTGCGGTTGCAATGGCTCATGAGATGGGTATCGAACTGCTGACCGAACAGCAGTACCGGACGCTGCAGACACTCGGCGAGTTCGATAGCAAAACGTCCAGCTGGGTCAGCACACCGTCGGACGTTCGGGCGCTGGGTGGGGCACTCTTTTGCGACCGTCGCTACGGCAAGGTGTTCACCTATCACAACGGGGCACAGTCGTATTACGCCGCCAGAGGCTTTCGCGGCTCGCTGCGTGTGTGA
- a CDS encoding bifunctional allantoicase/(S)-ureidoglycine aminohydrolase has protein sequence MANTKYYAPTGGHPAQTELLTDRAMFTEAYAIIPKGVMRDIVTSHLPFWDNMRMWVLSRPLSGFAETFSQYIVELAEGGGSDRPEQDPNAEGVLFVVDGEFTLTLEGTTHAMRPGSYAFIPPASNWSLRNTNAAPARFHWVRKYYQAVDGLARPEAFVANEQDIEPIPMPGTDGKWVTTRFVDMSDMRHDMHVNIVTFEPGAVIPFAETHVMEHGLYVLEGKAVYRLNQDWVEVEAGDYMWLRAFCPQACYSGGPGKFRYLLYKDVNRHMDLGKYNHRL, from the coding sequence ATGGCAAACACCAAATATTATGCCCCCACTGGCGGGCATCCAGCCCAGACCGAGCTGCTGACCGATCGCGCGATGTTCACCGAGGCCTACGCCATCATCCCGAAGGGCGTGATGCGTGACATCGTCACGAGCCATCTGCCGTTCTGGGACAACATGCGCATGTGGGTACTGTCCCGTCCGCTGTCCGGCTTTGCCGAAACCTTCTCCCAATACATCGTCGAATTGGCTGAAGGCGGTGGCAGCGACCGTCCTGAGCAGGATCCGAATGCCGAAGGCGTGCTGTTCGTGGTCGACGGCGAATTCACACTGACGCTCGAAGGCACCACGCACGCGATGCGTCCGGGCAGCTATGCGTTCATTCCGCCAGCGTCCAACTGGTCGCTGCGCAACACCAATGCCGCTCCGGCGCGCTTCCATTGGGTGCGCAAGTACTACCAGGCAGTCGACGGCCTGGCGCGTCCGGAAGCTTTCGTCGCCAATGAGCAGGACATCGAACCGATCCCGATGCCGGGTACCGACGGCAAGTGGGTCACGACCCGTTTCGTCGACATGAGTGACATGCGCCACGACATGCACGTGAATATCGTGACCTTCGAACCCGGTGCCGTCATTCCCTTCGCGGAAACCCACGTGATGGAGCACGGCCTGTATGTGCTCGAAGGCAAGGCCGTTTACCGCCTGAACCAGGACTGGGTCGAAGTGGAGGCCGGCGACTACATGTGGCTGCGCGCGTTCTGCCCGCAGGCCTGCTATTCAGGCGGCCCCGGCAAGTTCCGCTACCTGCTGTACAAGGATGTGAACCGTCACATGGACCTGGGCAAGTACAACCACCGCCTCTGA
- a CDS encoding methyl-accepting chemotaxis protein, which yields MSVLSTIKARYTLTFVGFVLLVMLLTMLGIKRFVTPQLIAAGETIVLSQVAEIGEHIGVELARVEAQARSITQTVPMLESDEIDRVLPGLVDQYGDAKVFGGGIWPLPNLRTPGRAKHSTFYHRDATGKLIVNTHWNSAESKNYFDEPWHRGGMQAPRGKCVWAAAYKDDASAEPRTNCAMTIYKDGSAWGVSTIDLTLGFFNRLVAEKQKQINGEVMIVEADGKILSNQPQLSADMVLRNVSELSSQSPFIATVQKALAEKPQQLHRGSYSRNGEDFSFFLTPIEGTPWWLAAALPTAQLEARSDAMLKTLASLQIPMVLILLALMIVALNQLMKRLDVLRSNIDALSAGDADLTKRIDIKGEDEVDRVGRSVNGFIGYLQTMMIDVSDATTQIQAEIGQLKQLSRTTNEALARHASETDQAVTAINEMSSTAESVAQSASDTATFTQTANHNANASKRVVDDASSSVRALVSEVEGATAKVQAMEVDAQRINDVLGVIGDIAGQTNLLALNAAIEAARAGEQGRGFAVVADEVRALAARTQQSTSEINETLQRLQQAVGSAVQAMEQTKISCQTTADKTAQVTVGLDEMADSVVHINDLSTQIATAAEEQSAVAEEINRNMVAVRHVVDELVESGVSVDRSTESLLTSNGRLSAVVSRFKVR from the coding sequence ATGTCAGTTCTGAGCACCATTAAGGCCCGTTACACCCTCACCTTCGTCGGCTTCGTTCTGCTGGTGATGCTTCTCACGATGCTGGGCATCAAGCGGTTCGTCACCCCGCAGCTCATCGCAGCCGGTGAAACCATCGTGCTGTCGCAGGTCGCTGAAATCGGCGAGCACATCGGCGTCGAGCTGGCGCGGGTCGAAGCCCAGGCACGCAGCATCACCCAGACCGTACCCATGCTGGAAAGCGATGAGATCGATCGGGTGTTGCCCGGTCTGGTCGATCAGTACGGCGATGCGAAGGTATTCGGCGGCGGAATCTGGCCGCTGCCCAATCTGCGCACGCCGGGACGTGCGAAGCACAGCACCTTCTACCATCGCGACGCGACAGGAAAGCTGATCGTCAATACGCATTGGAACTCGGCTGAGTCGAAGAATTACTTCGACGAGCCCTGGCATCGCGGCGGCATGCAGGCGCCTCGTGGCAAATGCGTCTGGGCTGCGGCATACAAGGACGACGCCAGCGCCGAGCCGCGCACCAACTGCGCCATGACCATCTACAAGGATGGTTCGGCCTGGGGTGTCTCGACGATCGACCTGACCCTTGGTTTCTTCAACCGCCTGGTTGCGGAAAAGCAGAAACAGATCAACGGCGAGGTGATGATCGTCGAAGCGGACGGCAAGATCCTCAGCAACCAGCCGCAACTCAGCGCTGACATGGTGTTGCGTAACGTATCGGAGCTGTCCAGCCAATCGCCCTTCATCGCTACGGTGCAGAAGGCGCTGGCCGAGAAGCCGCAGCAACTGCATCGCGGGTCCTACAGCAGGAACGGCGAAGACTTCAGCTTCTTCCTGACCCCTATCGAAGGAACCCCATGGTGGCTCGCCGCGGCGCTGCCTACTGCCCAGCTCGAGGCCCGCAGCGATGCCATGCTCAAGACGCTCGCTTCGCTGCAGATCCCCATGGTCCTGATTCTTCTGGCTTTGATGATCGTCGCGCTGAACCAGCTGATGAAGCGCCTGGACGTGCTGCGATCGAACATCGACGCGTTGTCGGCGGGCGACGCCGATTTGACCAAGCGAATCGACATCAAGGGCGAAGACGAAGTCGATCGGGTGGGCCGCTCGGTGAACGGATTCATTGGTTACCTGCAGACCATGATGATTGACGTAAGCGACGCCACTACCCAGATCCAGGCCGAAATCGGGCAGCTCAAGCAGCTCTCGCGCACGACCAACGAGGCCTTGGCCAGACACGCATCGGAAACCGATCAGGCTGTCACCGCGATCAACGAGATGAGCTCGACCGCTGAGTCCGTTGCGCAAAGTGCCAGCGATACCGCCACGTTCACGCAAACCGCCAACCACAACGCCAACGCCTCGAAGCGGGTCGTTGACGATGCCTCCAGCAGCGTGCGCGCCCTGGTCAGCGAGGTGGAAGGCGCGACGGCCAAAGTGCAGGCGATGGAGGTTGATGCTCAACGGATCAACGACGTACTCGGCGTCATTGGCGACATTGCCGGACAGACCAATCTGCTGGCCTTGAACGCGGCCATCGAGGCGGCACGTGCCGGCGAGCAAGGGCGCGGCTTCGCGGTGGTCGCCGATGAGGTCAGGGCGCTCGCCGCACGTACCCAACAGAGCACCTCGGAGATCAACGAGACGCTGCAACGCTTGCAGCAGGCCGTCGGCTCGGCGGTCCAGGCCATGGAACAGACCAAGATCAGTTGCCAAACCACGGCGGACAAGACCGCCCAGGTCACTGTCGGCCTGGATGAAATGGCCGACTCGGTGGTTCATATCAACGACCTGAGCACCCAGATCGCCACCGCGGCAGAAGAACAGAGCGCCGTCGCCGAGGAGATCAACCGGAACATGGTCGCGGTGCGACATGTCGTCGACGAGCTGGTTGAAAGCGGGGTGAGTGTGGACCGCAGCACCGAGTCGCTGCTCACCAGCAACGGGCGCCTGTCCGCCGTCGTGAGCCGCTTCAAGGTGCGCTGA
- a CDS encoding glutathione S-transferase family protein translates to MLKLYGTPPTRALRVIWLLNELGLEYEMVPVDLLRGEQRERDFLALNPAAKVPVLVDGDRVITESAAIQLYLAEKNPQAGYIPETVEDRAQMYRWIFFLVTEIEQPLWRIARHTFIYPENQRIPQDVELARQECMDMLAVLERHMEEREFLVGDRISVADFNAAYTLDWADEEKLLENTPRLSGYLKAMYDRPAAPPTIAQAFAATGN, encoded by the coding sequence ATGTTGAAACTATATGGAACGCCGCCAACCCGAGCCCTGCGCGTCATCTGGCTGCTCAACGAACTGGGTCTGGAATATGAGATGGTCCCGGTAGACCTGTTACGCGGTGAGCAGCGGGAACGCGACTTTCTCGCCCTCAACCCCGCGGCCAAGGTCCCGGTGCTGGTCGACGGCGATCGGGTCATAACCGAATCGGCAGCGATTCAGCTCTATCTCGCCGAGAAGAATCCTCAAGCGGGGTACATACCAGAGACGGTCGAGGATCGAGCCCAGATGTATCGCTGGATTTTCTTTCTGGTGACCGAGATCGAGCAACCGCTCTGGCGTATCGCGCGGCATACGTTCATCTATCCGGAAAACCAGCGAATACCACAGGATGTGGAACTGGCGCGGCAGGAATGCATGGACATGCTGGCCGTGCTGGAGCGACATATGGAGGAACGCGAGTTCCTGGTGGGCGATCGGATCAGCGTGGCCGACTTCAACGCGGCGTATACGCTGGACTGGGCCGACGAAGAAAAGCTGCTCGAGAACACACCGAGGTTGAGCGGCTACTTGAAGGCCATGTACGACCGTCCCGCGGCTCCGCCAACCATTGCCCAAGCGTTTGCAGCTACCGGCAACTAG